One genomic window of Cercospora beticola chromosome 5, complete sequence includes the following:
- a CDS encoding uncharacterized protein (SMCOG1298:putative carboxymuconolactone decarboxylase~antiSMASH:Cluster_5) yields MSSGPEYSSPAPTKDQLDPFRKTSLVPYVDAATAPPAIAEKLKVLPFRRNIFHLLAHSEGLFPHLIGVIGSCFNGEARTVQLLDWQLIVLRTATTLKAKYEYDVNLPVAELYEMPQAKIDAMGCSAQSIVDGEGPWSERDRVILRLVDEQLVDYTNAEETIRDALEVLSNAELVETLIILGTYALIARVIRALRIDDDQPIRPEGLMESLRKSVTPTVPRT; encoded by the exons ATGTCTTCCGGACCCGAATACAGCAGCCCGGCGCCGACAAAGGACCAGCTCGATCCGTTCAGAAAGACATCACTGGTGCCTTATGTCGACGCTGCCACAGCGCCACCTGCGATTGCCGAGAAATTGAAAGTCTTGCCGTTCAGGCGCAACATTTTCCATTTGCTTGCCCATTCCGAGGGGTTATTCCCGCACCTGATTGGAGTAATTGGTAGCTGCTTCAACGGCGAAGCACGCACCGTGCAGTTGCTCGACTGG CAACTCATTGTTCTTCGCACTGCCACAACCTTGAAGGCGAAGTATGAATACGATGTCAATCTACCAGTGGCGGAGCTTTACGAGATGCCACAGGCGAAGATTGATGCCATGGGATGCAGTGCCCAGAGCATTGTGGATGGCGAAGGCCCTTGGTCCGAGCGAGACAGGGTCATACTCCGCCTGGTAGATGAGCAGCTCGTCGACTACACGAATGCGGAGGAGACGATCAGAGATGCGCTCGAGGTCCTCTCAAATGCTGAGTTGGTCGAAACTTTGATCATCTTGGGCACGTATGCACTCATTGCAAGGGTTATTCGGGCGCTTAGAATTGATGATGATCAGCCAATTCGTCCCGAGGGATTGATGGAATCGCTGAGAAAGTCGGTGACGCCGACTGTGCCGCGTACTTGA
- a CDS encoding uncharacterized protein (SMCOG1034:cytochrome P450~antiSMASH:Cluster_5): MGNMISIIWLSGTVIAFSYILYQRYFVTLARIPGPLTTSFGNFWKLRAAYGADMPLQNLDLHRQYGSIVRTGSSTVSISDPAALPVIYGFKTVYDKSAFYELAEGWYQGRPLSNMITTRSKGHHTHLRRNAMHAYTMATAMSLEDTLDPSIEQLLHSLKEQCREGKKAIDVASWLMYFAFDAIGRLNFSEDLGYLATGSDIEGRITGTALVLTYLSVVGQAPWLHKFMFGSATLQHLLSLEQANSIQNLAIDMVKKRIEKGEPNEPKDILDLMLINEGPEPSKLAVDEIIGLTTTNLIAAPGTVAITLRALLYHLCRNSDAYSSLQREIDCAFESGALSMPVKYETASKLKYLEAAITEALRMHPTTGLLLERDVPAGGAEICGHYLPEGTVVGINAWIMNRNEDVFGHDSDSFRPERWLQDPSRVNEMRRCLLSFGAGPRTCAGRNFAMMEMVKVVPALLRKFSFRLADPGKEWKVRGHWFTHQSEMDMFVTPRK, from the exons ATGGGCAACATGATCTCGATCATATGGCTCAGTGGCACTGTCATCGCCTTCAGCTACATTCTCTACCAGCGCTATTTCGTGACGCTTGCTAGAATTCCAGGTCCTCTCACGACAAGCTTTGGCAATTTCTGGAAGTTACGTGCTGCGTACGGTGCGGATATGCCCTTGCAGAATCTCGATCTTCATCGCCAATATGGGAGCATAGTGAGGACTGGATCATCGACAGTCTCCATCAGCGACCCAGCAGCGCTGCCAGTTATTTACGGCTTCAAGACGGTGTATGACAAG AGTGCCTTCTACGAATTGGCAGAAGGCTGGTATCAGGGGAGACCACTGTCAAACATGATCACAACTCGATCGAAAGGTCATCACACTCATCTTCGACGTAATGCAATGCATGCATATACAATGGCCACTGCGATGAGTCTCGAAGACACACTCGATCCCAGCATTGAACAGCTCTTACATTCACTCAAGGAGCAGTGCCGAGAGGGTAAGAAAGCAATCGATGTAGCATCTTGGTTGATGTACTTCGCTTTCGATGCAATTGGAAGACTGAACTTCTCCGAGGATCTGGGGTATCTGGCGACAGGCAGCGACATTGAGGGCCGAATCACTGGCACTGCACTGGTACTCACATACCTCTCTGTCGTTGGGCAAGCACCGTGGCTGCATAAATTCATGTTTGGCAGTGCAACTTTGCAACATCTTTTGAGTCTAGAGCAGGCCAACTCGATCCAAAAT CTCGCAATCGACATGGTCAAGAAACGCATCGAGAAAGGCGAGCCGAACGAGCCTAAGGACATTCTTGACTTGATGCTCATCAATGAAGGACCTGAACCTAGCAAGCTAGCTGTCGACGAGATCATTGGACTGACCACTACCAATCTGATCGCTGCTCCAGGAACCGTGGCTATCACTCTTCGAGCGCTTCTGTATCACCTCTGTCGCAACTCGGATGCTTACAGTTCCCTCCAAAGAGAGATCGATTGCGCCTTCGAAAGTGGAGCTCTATCGATGCCAGTCAAATACGAAACAGCATCGAAGTTGAAATATTTGGAAGCTGCAATTACTGAGGCCCTTCGCATGCATCCAACCACTGGCCTTCTGCTGGAACGTGACGTGCCGGCAGGCGGTGCGGAGATATGCGGCCACTATCTGCCTGAAGGTACTGTAGTCGGTATCAATGCTTGGATAATGAACCGCAACGAGGATGTCTTCGGTCACGATAGCGACTCGTTCCGCCCTGAACGCTGGCTGCAAGATCCATCCCGCGTCAACGAGATGCGAAGGTGTCTTCTCTCG TTTGGAGCGGGTCCGAGGACATGTGCGGGTCGCAATTTCGCAATGATGGAAATGGTCAAAGTGGTACCGGCCTTGCTGAGGAAATTTTCGTTTCGCTTGGCTGATCCAGGTAAAGAGTGGAAAGTCCGAGGACACTGGTTCACGCATCAGTCTGAGATGGACATGTTCGTCACTCCAAGGAAATAG
- a CDS encoding uncharacterized protein (antiSMASH:Cluster_5~SMCOG1005:Drug resistance transporter, EmrB/QacA) — protein MSTASQENVDPQGDVMKAEANSSSSSESAGDAVTHTRKIRGLPWFLTVVAVLSSMLMYALDTTITADLGPSIVTQFDSIELLPWLSVGFMLGGIVVVLPLGKLYGKFNAKWLYIISLVIFLAASAICGAAPNMDAMIVGRVFLGAAGSGMYFGVLNLLSVYTEDKERPIYLSLVGFIWGIGTVLGPVVGGGFDKVSWRWAFYLNLFIGGVFAPIYVFLLPPSDPQPGMATKARLSNFDGLGSLLSTGCLLCGIMAINFGGALYSWSSGSIIALFVVAGVLLIGFSLQQVFSWTTSETERMFPVQFFRSKEACLLFICAACSNAAGFIPIFYIPVYFIFSRGDNALDAAVRLLPLITVMSASIIANGFLMSRWGYYMPWYVAGAALALVGNVLLSLITANTAVANIYGYEVLVAIGAGLFIQAGYAAIQTVVEAAEMAYAIAFMMLAQFIGIVFGLAVAGAVFVNVAISSLHRILPGTPRAEIQAIIGGTSSHALSDMSAELRDQVISTIVESLQGVFIAAYAAAAVALIASVFLKRSRALA, from the exons ATGTCTACTGCATCGCAAGAGAATGTTGACCCGCAAGGAGACGTTATGAAAGCAGAAGCCAATTCATCTTCCAGCAGCGAAAGCGCGGGAGATGCTGTCACTCATACTCGAAAGATCCGAGGCCTTCCA TGGTTCCTCaccgtcgtcgctgtcctctCCAGCATGCTCATGTATGCTCTTGACACAACAATCACAGCAGACCTCGGTCCTAGCATCGTGACACAATTCGACAGCATCGAACTTCTCCCCTGGCTTTCGGTCGGATTCATGCTCGGAGGCATAGTCGTCGTTCTCCCACTTGGCAAGCTCTATGGCAAATTCAACGCAAAATGGCTCTACATCATCTCTCTGGTCATCTTCCTTGCAGCTTCGGCAATCTGTGGAGCTGCACCCAACATGGACGCTATGATTGTCGGCAGAGTCTTCCTTGGTGCCGCCGGCAGTGGAATGTATTTCGGTGTTCTGAATTTGTTGTCTGTATATACGGAAGACAAGGAACGTCCGATTTATCTCTCACTCGTTGGATTCATCTGGGGCATCGGCACTGTTCTTGGACCTGTCGTTGGAGGAGGCTTCGACAAAGTCTCGTGGAGGTGGGCTTTCTACCTGAATTTGTTCATTGGTGGCGTGTTCGCTCCAATCTACGTCTTCTTGTTGCCGCCTTCGGATCCACAACCTGGGATGGCTACTAAAGCACGACTGAGCAATTTCGATGGGCTTGGATCCTTACTCTCAACTGGCTGCTTGCTCTGCGGCATCATGGCGATTAACTTCGGGGGCGCATTGTATAGCTGGAGCAGTGGAAGCATCATTGCTCTGTTCGTCGTTGCAGGTGTGCTTCTGATTGGCTTCAGCCTGCAACAAGTGTTCTCCTGGACGACCTCTGAGACCGAAAGAATGTTTCCAGTCCAGTTCTTCCGCAGCAAAGAAGCATGCTTGCTCTTCATCTGTGCCGCATGCTCGAACGCTGCAGGGTTCATTCCGATCTTCTATATTCCGGTCTACTTTATCTTCTCAAGAGGCGACAACGCTCTGGACGCGGCTGTCAGGCTTCTGCCACTGATCACGGTGATGAGCGCATCGATTATTGCGAACGGCTTCTTGATGAGTCGGTGGGGCTACTACATGCCGTGGTATGTGGCCGGCGCAGCACTTGCTTTGGTCGGCAACGTTCTGCTCT CTTTGATCACTGCTAATACAGCAGTCGCCAATATCTATGGCtacgaagtactagtagcaaTTGGAGCTGGTCTGTTCATCCAAGCTGGATACGCTGCCATACAGACCGTGGTGGAGGCTGCTGAAATGGCATATGCCATCGC ATTCATGATGCTCGCACAATTCATTGGAATCGTGTTTGGTCTTGCAGTGGCGGGCGCCGTTTTCGTCAATGTCGCCATAAGCTCGCTGCACAGGATTCTACCTGGAACGCCCAGAGCTGAGATCCAGGCAATCATTGGAG GCACATCCTCGCACGCTCTTTCAGACATGTCAGCAGAGTTGCGCGACCAAGTCATCTCCACCATCGTCGAGAGTTTGCAAGGCGTCTTCATCGCTGCTTATGCAGCAGCGGCTGTCGCTTTGATTGCTTCTGTGTTCTTGAAG CGAAGCAGAGCTCTGGCATAG
- a CDS encoding uncharacterized protein (SMCOG1169:sugar transport protein~antiSMASH:Cluster_5) — MADERRASAYSEKKADVEAAGGPLHFSQGDELNATESYKQTVLDAKKASDEEQKMTLLQGVRLYPKAIAWSVLISTCIAMEGYQLALVNNFYGFAPFNRKYGEPTGNPETPYQVSAPWQAGLSNGALVGQFFGLLINGWASEKFGYRKVVITCLGLIIAFITIFFTAPNIETLLVGEILCGLPWGVFQTLTITYASEVCPIALRGYLTTYVNCCWGLGQLIAIGVIRSMFTRTDEWAYRIPYALQWMWPVPLIIGVFFAPESPWWLVRKGRLEDAKKSLLRLTSTNRETNFNADETIAMMAHTTELETHTTHGASYLDCFRGTDLRRTEIVCMCWAIQNLAGNSFSNYSTYFLQQAGVSSENSYDFAMGQYAINMVGVFGAWGLMSLGIGRRTLYLAGLCILTVLLLIIGFMGLVGDRETAGLATGSIMLVWALTYQLTVGTVCYSLVSEISSRRLQIKTVVLGRNLYIIAAIICSTVTPYMINPTAWDWGSYAGFFWAGLAFLCCIYTYFRVPEPKGRTFAEMDLLFERKVSARKFASTEVDVFGETLDGSVVSQYKDGLAAEHSEMAKSG; from the exons ATGGCGGACGAAAGACGAGCATCCGCGTACagcgagaagaaggccgatgtTGAGGCCGCAGGTGGACCTCTACATTTCTCGCAAGGCGACGAGCTCAACGCGACCGAATCATACAAGCAAACCGTCCtcgatgcgaagaaggcttccGATGAGGAACAAAAGATGACCCTCCTGCAGGGTGTCAGACTGTATCCCAAGGCCATTGCATGGAGTGTCCTCATTTCAACCTGCATTGCCATGGAAGGCTATCAACTTGCGCTGGTGAACAACTTTTACGGCTTCGCGCCTTTCAACCGCAAGTACGGAGAACCAACCGGCAACCCAGAGACGCCTTATCAG GTCTCGGCACCGTGGCAAGCTGGTCTGTCGAACGGCGCTCTTGTTGGTCAATTCTTCGGTCTCCTCATCAACGGAT GGGCATCGGAGAAATTCGGCTATCGCAAGGTCGTGATCACATGTCTTGGTCTTATCATTGCCTTCATCACGATCTTCTTCACGGCGCCAAATATCGAGACTTTGCTTGTCGGAGAAATTCTCTGTG GATTGCCATGGGGTGTCTTCCAGACACTTACAATCACTTAT GCATCCGAAGTATGCCCAATCGCCCTGCGTGGCTACTTGACGACATATGTGAACTGCTGCTGGGGGCTGGGACAACTCATTGCCATCGGAGTCATTCGATCCATGTTCACTCGTACCGATGAGTGGGCGTACCGCATTCCGTACGCACTTCAATGGATGTGGCCCGTTCCACTGATCATTGGCGTGTTCTTTGCGCCAGAGTCTCCATG GTGGCTTGTCAGGAAAGGACGTCTGGAAGACGCGAAGAAATCGCTCCTTCGTTTGACTTCGACGAATCGCGAGACCAACTTCAATGCCGATGAGACTATTGCCATGATGGCTCATACCACCGAACTTGAGACGCACACTACCCATGGAGCCTCTTATCTGGACTGCTTCAGAGGCACCGACCTTCGCCGAACTGAGATTGTCTGCATGTGCTGGGCCATCCAAAACCTTGCTGGAAACTCTTTCTCCAACTACTCGACCTACTTCCTCCAGCAAGCCGGTGTGAGCTCAGAGAACTCCTACGACTTCGCCATGGGACAGTACGCGATTAACATGGTCGGTGTCTTCGGAGCTTGGGGACTGATGTCCCTCGGCATTGGTCGACGAACTCTCTACCTTGCCGGTCTCTGTATCCTCACTGTGCTCCTCTTGATCATTGGTTTCATGGGTCTCGTCGGCGATCGTGAGACTGCAGGTCTTGCCACTGGATCGATCATGCTGGTCTGGGCTCTCACATATCAGCTCACTGTCGGAACAGTTTGCTACTCCCTCGTCTCGGAGATCTCGTCCCGTCGTCTGCAAATCAAGACTGTCGTGCTGGGCCGCAACCTCTACATCATTGCCGCCATCATCTGCTCTACTGTCACACCCTACATGATCAACCCGACCGCATGGGACTGGGGCAGCTACGCTGGATTCTTCTGGGCAGGTCTGGCTTTCCTCTGCTGCATCTACACATACTTCCGTGTTCCAGAGCCAAAGGGCAGGACATTCGCTGAAATGGATCTGTTGTTCGAGCGCAAGGTCTCAGCGCGGAAGTTTGCTTCGACTGAAGTGGATGTCTTCGGTGAGACGCTGGATGGCAGCGTTGTGTCACAGTATAAGGATGGACTTGCTGCCGAGCATTCGGAAATGGCCAAGTCGGGTTGA
- a CDS encoding uncharacterized protein (antiSMASH:Cluster_5), which yields MPRAKRPLAESDPNVQGSTEQAAENNKPKRQRVSAKSQFEQSSFTGNYEYVCISKPPYASEKDDDDDEDEDEDGDEESNSIWGKPASEHPEWKWIMLKESLDMLGATYQATDHRDPDSFDMYVYNDFLGYGIIEIIENMVQAFNKELKPQKGKKYNYQQMWAVVATLAHYLNRDLSMPWMMVDDGDRCARLNSLIGCMILTMLNELDRIGQLTSDSKFRDLGHVMALYLLWSTSANETTIEFSELSDVDDAGEEPEDVDWQEALVAYAEKININLAEQGVSGIQGVLDGINAAPLDGKVKAERWKWTPLLREYRTMHGYRKTILAGSAPLIGGEEFNIMKMSRQERADYAFDKVDPLAQFTDEEIASGKLTLQ from the exons ATGCCGAGAGCAAAGAGGCCACTTGCTGAATCTGACCCCAACGTACAAGGATCAACCGAACAGGCAGCTGAGAATAACAAGCCCAAAAGACAACGCGTGAGTGCGAAGTCGCAATTCGAACAATCCTCCTTCACTGGCAACTACGAATACGTATGCATCAGCAAGCCTCCATACGCATCCGAAaaagatgacgacgatgacgaggatgaagacgaagacggagaCGAAGAAAGCAACTCCATCTGGGGCAAGCCGGCTTCTGAGCACCCAGAATGGAAGTGGATTATGCTCAAGGAAAGTCTTGATATGCTCGGTGCTACCTACCAGGCCACCGACCATCGTGACCCAGACAGCTTCGACATGTATGTATACAACGACTTTCTCGGATATGGCATTATCGAGATCATTGAGAATATG GTTCAAGCATTCAACAAGGAGCTCAAGCCTCAGAAGGGAAAGAAGTACAATTATCAGCAGATGTGGGCTGTCGTTGCCACCTTGGCTCACTATCTGAATCGAGACCTCAGCATGCCCTGGATGATGGTGGATGATGGCGATAGATGCGCGCGACTGAACTCGTTGATCGGCTGCATGATCTTGACCATGCTCAATGAGCTCGATCGCATTGGACAGCTTACTTCAGACTCCAAGTTTCGAGACCTCGGCCATGTCATGGCGCTCTACCTTCTCTGGTCGACATCAGCCAATGAGACCACTATCGAGTTCTCGGAACTCTCCGACGTAGACGATGCTGGTGAAGAGCCAGAAGATGTCGACTGGCAGGAAGCACTGGTCGCCTATGCGGAGAAGATCAACATCAACTTGGCTGAGCAGGGCGTTTCCGGCATTCAGGGCGTATTGGATGGTATCAATGCAGCACCTCTGGACGGCAAGGTAAAAGCCGAACGATGGAAGTGGACACCACTG CTTCGGGAGTATCGCACGATGCACGGCTACCGTAAAACTATTCTTGCTGGTTCTGCTCCCCTTAttggcggcgaggagttCAACATCATGAAGATGAGCCGCCAAGAGCGGGCTGACTATGCCTTCGATAAGGTGGACCCTCTTGCGCAATTCACAGATGAGGAGATCGCGTCGGGCAAGCTTACGCTGCAATGA
- a CDS encoding uncharacterized protein (antiSMASH:Cluster_5) — MARLTTLLGDPTVQRNILLILLVFSCISTVFKSVEVTRISSSPTTDQDAIAAPESLKNPASNSVFTAQTKDEYEYSDIYKQGGASEITKVSMMYGSRTKDVRYKAALHSQRQHAEHHGHGLKILSTGFKSEFWSKYSFLLKIMLEELEKPKDRRTKWLCWVGYDVILMNAYIPLDIFLPHGKNLSHINALVTRDWAGLNSDVFFLRVNEWSTRYLSSIMSYYENKPRLQFERGSDRRAQQYVTGHLLYRNQTMLLPARWFNSVEPVVSSTDDSNIAKPQLTAQNVTQDSFREAPGLESQYRDNVFQPGDVMLKISEDKKKNEVLDLVKAAKKEEAGYLVSPDRLEILEEIQRFWRGPQIPGVHTAVPGVHKVGPHGHSHGDRAWR, encoded by the exons ATGGCAAGACTTACTACGCTTCTAGGCGATCCGACCGTGCAGCGGAATATCCTGCTCATATTGCTTGTGTTTTCCTGCATCAGCACGGTCTTCAAATCCGTCGAAGTCACTAGGATCAGCTCTTCACCCACCACGGATCAAGATGCCATTGCTGCGCCAGAGTCTCTGAAAAATCCGGCCTCTAATTCTGTTTTCACGGCTCAGACCAAGGACGAGTATGAGTATTCCGATATTTACAAGCAGGGTGGGGCTTCCGAAATCACCAAAGTCTCAATGATGTACGGCAGCCGTACCAAGGATGTACGATACAAGGCTGCTCTGCATAGCCAAAGGCAACACGCGGAGCATCATGGACATGGGCTGAAGATCCTCTCAACCGGATTCAAAAGCGAATTCTGGTCCAAGTACTCATTCCTGTTGAAAATCATGCTagaggagctcgagaagccgAAAGATCGGCGTACGAAGTGGTTATG TTGGGTCGGATATGATGTTATCCTGATGAACGCTTACATTCCCCTTGACATTTTCCTCCCTCATGGCAAGAATCTGTCTCACATCAACGCTTTGGTCACTCGAGACTGGGCAGGTCTCAACTCGGACGTCTTTTTCCTTCGCGTCAACGAATGGTCCACCCGATATTTATCCAGCATTATGAGCTATTACGAGAACAAGCCACGTCTTCAATTCGAAAGGGGATCTGATCGACGTGCTCAACAATACGTGACCGGACAT CTTCTCTACCGCAATCAAACAATGCTGCTGCCCGCACGTTGGTTTAATTCAGTCGAGCCCGTGGTCAGCTCTACAGATGATTCAAACATAGCCAAGCCACAGCTTACTGCGCAAAACGTGACTCAAGATTCATTTAGGGAAGCCCCTGGGCTCGAGTCACAGTACAGAGATAATGTGTTCCAGCCAGGAGACGTCATGCTGAAAATTtcagaggacaagaagaaaaatGAAGTGCTTGATTTGGTGAAAGCGGCGaaaaaagaagaagcaggctaTCTTGTGTCGCCGGACAGGCTCGAAATCCTGGAAGAAATTCAGCGATTTTGGCGGGGTCCTCAGATTCCGGGAGTTCATACAGCTGTACCTGGAGTCCACAAAGTTGGTCCTCACGGGCATTCGCATGGAGATAGAGCGTGGAGATAG
- a CDS encoding uncharacterized protein (antiSMASH:Cluster_5): MVGHYGYSTTSYGAQGGNSGGGFMPGSQNENSASNKRTYGKDTLRPVTIKQLLDAHHPHPDADHFMIGESETTQVTFVGQIRNISAQTTNVTYKLDDGTGIIEVKVWVDADTLAAEEAGGMVRKDKPVEQGYARVWGRLKQFNNKRHVGAQYIRAIEDNNEIAYHLLEATVVHLHFAKGPVDQLQQGGQANGGQQQITNGGGGGGGGDLAGVSTAARKVLQALRATPQTNEGLHAQVIAQNTGLELTEVYKAGDELMGLGKVYTTVDDMTWALLDL; the protein is encoded by the exons ATGGTTGGGC ACTATGGATACAGCACCACCAGCTACGGCGCTCAAGGCGGCAACAGCGGCGGCGGTTTCATGCCAGGCTCGCAGAACGAGAACTCCGCATCCAACAAACGCACTTACGGCAAAGATACACTCCGTCCTGTCACGATCAAACAACTCCTCGATGCTCATCACCCTCACCCCGATGCCGACCACTTCATGATCGGCGAGTCAGAAACAACACAAGTCACCTTCGTTGGCCAGATCCGTAACATCTCCGCGCAAACCACCAATGTCACCTACAAACTCGATGATGGCACTGGTATCATCGAAGTCAAAGTCTGGGTCGATGCAGATACACTCGCGGCGGAAGAGGCAGGCGGCATGGTGAGAAAAGACAAGCCAGTGGAGCAAGGTTACGCGAGAGTCTGGGGCAGACTAAAGCAGTTCAATAACAAGCGACATGTCGGAGCGCAGTACATTCGCGCGATCGAGGATAATAATGAGATCGCATACCATTTGCTGGAGGCGACGGTGGTACATTTGCACTTCGCGAAGGGACCAGTGGACCAGCTACAGCAAGGAGGACAGGCGAATGGAGGACAACAGCAAATTACGaatggcggaggcggaggtggaggaggtgatcTTGCGGGCGTATCGACGGCGGCTAGAAAGGTGCTGCAGGCTTTGAGAGCTACACCGCAGACGAATGAAGGATTACATGCGCAAGTTATCGCGCAGAATACGGGACTGGAATTGACAGAGGTGTACAAGGCTGGTGATGAGTTGATGGGGCTGGGCAAAGTCTACACGACAGTGGATGACATGACCTGGGCATTGCTGGACTTGTGA
- a CDS encoding uncharacterized protein (antiSMASH:Cluster_5) produces MPTRPSIARSLSTLSASSADREFFNEPYNPLYNPFNAKPILVHQRNTRSKAFGARPFLGPLLFDNNDSDARDHCAAERTFLSWLRLAVYMAIVSIAILISFHLHNQPSKLERKIALPFGLLFWCLAVACLVSGLNNYIKTVNRYSRRQALVQSGWGTQVMFTVVACAIVAACVLFLSINVEGGKRGSEKAVLFGGLW; encoded by the exons ATGCCGACGCGGCCCAGTATCGCACGTTCGCTGTCTACACTCTCTGCCTCCAGCGCTGATAGAGAGTTCTTCAACGAGCCGTACAATCCGCTCTACAACCCGTTCAATGCCAAGCCGATTCTTGTTCACCA ACGTAATACTCGGAGCAAAGCCTTTGGTGCAAGACCCTTTCTGGGGCCACTACTTTTCGATAACAATGACAGTGATGCGAGAGACCACTGCGCTGCTGAACGAA CTTTCCTCTCCTGGCTCCGCCTAGCAGTCTACATGGCCATAGTCAGCATCGCCATTCTCATATCCTTCCATCTCCACAACCAACCCTCGAAACTCGAACGCAAGATCGCCCTCCCCTTCGGCCTACTCTTCTGGTGTCTGGCGGTCGCTTGTCTCGTCTCCGGTCTCAACAACTACATCAAAACTGTCAATCGATATTCACGAAGGCAGGCGTTGGTTCAGAGTGGTTGGGGCACGCAAGTTATGTTCACAGTTGTGGCATGCGCGATTGTGGCGGCTTGTGTATTGTTTTTGAGTATTAATGTCGAGGGTGGGAAGAGAGGAAGCGAGAAGGCTGTTCTATTTGGTGGGCTGTGGTAA
- a CDS encoding mitochondrial 54S ribosomal protein uL23m (antiSMASH:Cluster_5~BUSCO:EOG09264HX6), whose product MALASFKVGAKELFIPDVSIALLRTPGLPANNAKFHVPLWFSKLDLRDYLFHVYGVEILSVRSYVKQSRVQSGRPGLIRPAFKRWHRPRATKFMTVELARPFVWPEEPDDGYVEWGLKENNDVEKENTKWQELHMGQNRDQLVNEERRERMREQAKALLEGKAKWKAPEGRTGRDFRRGE is encoded by the exons ATGGCTCTCGCATCATTCAAAGTCGGAGCCAAAGAGCTCTTTAT CCCCGACGTCAGTATCGCTCTCCTTCGTACCCCCGGACTTCCCGCCAATAATGCCAAATTCCACGTTCCACTCTGGTTCTCCAAACTCGACCTCCGCGATTATCTTTTCCACGTATACGGCGTCGAGATCCTCTCCGTCCGCAGCTATGTCAAACAATCACGCGTACAATCCGGTCGTCCAGGCCTAATTAGACCCGCATTCAAGCGATGGCATCGCCCCCGAGCAACGAAATTCATGACAGTAGAATTGGCGAGGCCGTTCGTTTGGCCAGAGGAGCCCGACGACGGGTATGTAGAGTGGGGACTGAAGGAGAACAAtgacgtcgagaaggaaaacACAAAGTGGCAGGAGCTGCACATGGGGCAGAATAGAGATCAGTTGGTCAatgaggagaggagggagagaaTGCGGGAGCAGGCGAAGGCGCTGTTGGAAGGGAAAGCGAAATGGAAGGCACCTGAGGGGAGAACGGGGAGGGATTTTAGGAGAGGGGAATAA